The nucleotide window ttctctttcccacAAAGTTTTAACACAACAAAGTAACTGTGACATGAAAGTCCAACAGCGGGGAGAGAGACTTAAATTCACATAAAGGGAAATGAGAGCGAGTGAATGTGTTGATCACAGCAGCAACCCAACCAGCCTGATGGCCTTCGCTGGTGGCCGTTTGCCCGTCAGCGGTGGAGTGGAGGCTACTGTGTGGCACTTCAGTGACAAAGGTGTGAAATGAGAGATGAGAACGTAAACACACAAAGGTTAAGACGCTTCGTAGGCTGAAAGAGAGGCAAATTTGTTGTAACTTGAGTGCTGCATCTTCAGAAACAATGCAGCAGTGTCAAAGCTAAGAAACGTTTCCACATGATTCTGTAGCGTCTGTGACTCAGAGATGGCAACAATGATGTGATCTGAGTTTGTGCATCAGAAAACTTGCAGCTGCAGGACAATCATCTAGGATACAAACCCACTACAGTGTGAAATTTGAATGCACAGCTTGTCTTTATGGAAGACTATTAAAGAAAAGATTTGCATCCAGATGTCATGATTTACTGGCTAATGATgggtttctcttcctctgcctccttaaCCCCCACCCtccttctttccatctctctgacAGTGGGAGACATAATCAGGTTTTGTGAGATTTGGCAGTAGATTAGCAGCCACCTTGCTTCAGATAAGAAGCTTCACAGATAAAGCCCTGTCCTAGGAGGCACATGGCTGTGATTAAACACCATATCTGACATGAGTAGATCTGTTAAGAACACAATTAAGACACTGTCTAGCCATATCTACTCTAACTGCACTTGTCCCTGCTAATCCCTTCGTTCTGAGTTGGGGTGGTGTTGAAATATTCTGACTAAAACAGATCATCTGTGCAAACGGTGGAACTGAAAGCATGATTTTCTGTGATGCAAAGATAAAAGCAGTGTATACTGTACTAGTTGTTCTGTAAATTAGATTATGATCGAATGACACAAACTAGTTGAGAAATGACCTTATCTCAAGGTGAAACTGATCCGGTTTGAATGCCCTTAAACAAACAAGGCCTTGTAGTAATCCTATGatccagagacaaacagaagaggCAGTAAATGAGTAAATATAACACCACAGCTTTTATCCATAATCCAATTTAAAGAGGCTTTTCCAAAACAGCTATTTTGGTgccattttcctcctctgggtAATTAGAAATAAGACTGAAACAGAACCTTTCTAAGAGCTCAATACATAAGgacacacatatttacatagGCTTTTTAACACCACGCTGCCTCCAGCCACCCTTCCTGCAAGAAAATGCGGTAACTGGTCCATATAAACTGCCTTAGTGGTCTGTATAAAGAGCCAGGTGAGAGCAGCTTAATGTGCCTGGATAAACTCGCCAGCCACAAATCCAAACTTCAAATTCCACTTCACAGTGGATGCAATGATAAAAGCTGCATGTGCGTCTGCACAGCATCGGCATCGCTggcatttattcatgtttttagcATTTCATTGTTGATGGATGCATTTCAGATTATCTTCATGTCCTGCGCAGCTGGAGTGACTCTGTACCAACCCCTATCTATCAAGGCCCATAACTTGTGGAACATCTTTCTGCAAATAGCAGACTCGCTTCTCAAATCCTCTTTATATACGAGTCATTATCGGGATGCTTTTGTTACGACAAATGCCTgtacgcacacatgcacagattttgtgttttttgcgtAATATATGCTTTCTCTTTGAGTATGTGCATACATGCAGTGTCATGGGGCAGGTGGGCAGGCATGCTGCTGATAAGATTCATCAGCTAAGCACTGATGGAGCAGAAGAGGGGGAAAAGTACTGCCTGTCACTCATAAGTTTTGCTTTCAAAAACAGTAATTCTCTTTTACCAGCAAGTTGAAACACCTACCAGCCTGTGCGCGTGCTAAGTAGTAATATTAGAGACTAATAATAGCTACGCCTGCCTCAAATCATTGTGTATTATACCATAAGCAAGTTTCCCGGCCTCTGCTGTAGCAGACCTTCCTCCGAGATGCCATTCAGGGATTCATTATCTCTGTGAAAGAACACAAGGGGGTTGAGTGCTTCCATCCACTGCCTCTTTAACCCACATCCATTATTCAGAGATAGTCTAGTGGAGTCAGAACTACAGGGAGACCAAGAgaagcctctctctgtctcactcttaCATCTACAGATGATTAGGAGATGTCTAATAGCTGAGGACTCTCTCATTAACATTTCAGTTACCATTTTTAGCATTTAGTTTTTGCAGATTATGTGTCCACTGTATGCAAATGTAGAGGAAGGCAGTGTGCTGATGTGCACATGCAGGGCCAACAGTGTTGTAGTTATTTGTCTCCCTTAGTGACTGCCACTGTTTGTCACATTATGTTCAAGTTTCTTTCTGTGTAATAAAGGCAAAGTGAGCTGCGGCGTGTAACTGGATCCTGGTAGAAtggagagaaatgaatgaaacatgtgACAAGGTGCGATTAGTTATCACCAATCTTGCTGGGTGTTTGTTGACAGATGGGTCTTTTGTCAAGGTAATGCCAGTACAGAATAACCAGGTAGATAATTACCTGTTGCTTTTGTGGCTATTAGGGCCATTGTTGTGTTAAAAACATCCTAATAGTGAATATTCAGTGCTCAGGATGGCAACCAAAGGGGGTCATTGTGGCTAGTTGACCTGAGGCAACgtgttttcctttctgttttgaaAAAGCTTCTTGTTaacccattaaaaaaaaaaaggttcccTTTCCACTACTGGTGCATAACCAAAACTTTTATGCAAATGTGGATGTAATTTCCCGCAGATTCTGATTCAGTTTCTCACTTTTTCTTCAACTGCAGCTGCATATTGGCTCAGTTGCATCAGATCAGACCTCTATCCACCCGGGATGCAAATAAACATGATATGGTATtaagaggctgcagaggaaagggGTGTGACGAGGGTGTTGTATTTCATGTCAAACCACCTGGAGAGGAGACACTTAAGGCGCGCCGGCTGAGGGTGCAAGCGGCAGTAGAGAGACGCCAGTCACTAAAGAAGGCCGCTTCATTTTGCTTCAACTTTGCGTTTGCGCCCCCTCAGGAAATGGACAGCAGGATCAGACCGCTTGGCCTGGCCGGGCACACCGCCAGCCCGCTCGGTGGTTTAACGGTGCCCCCTTCCCTGCTGAGACCTCCCCCTCTATTCCTCCGGGCTTGTAACCCCGCGCTGGAGAGGGGGTACCCCCGCACCCCGAAGTGCGCCAGGTGCAGGAACCATGGTGTCGTCTCCGCGCTCAAAGGCCACAAGCGCTTCTGTCGCTGGAGAGACTGCGTGTGCGCAAAGTGCACTCTGATCGCGGAGAGGCAGCGGGTGATGGCCGCACAAGTGGCCCTAAGGAGGCAGCAGGCCCAGGAGGAGAGCGAAGCCCGGGAGCTCCGGCTCTTGTACCCCGGCTCGGGGATCGGCGGGGAGACAGGGATCCCTCAGGGCTCACCCGTAGGCCCCGGGGTGCCAGCAGTTACCGGGAGCACTCCAACAGCTCCCAGTTTTGATGTAATTGGAGCGGAGAACCAAAAAGATGGTaagttgaaaacaaaaaatattaaattggAGATTATTTTTAccctgttaaaaaaagaaagcctACAATAATTTAAATGCATGAAACAAATTAGGTTTATTTGCAGTTTGAGTAATATTCAAGTTAccacaaaataatacaaaacattCGCTTTTAGACAGAGCCTTCATCAAGTGATTTTAAACGGcctgtgttttgtctttacTTCAGAGGACAAATTGAGCAAGTACAACTTTTATAACGGATTCGTGGGTCGGCCCCTGTTTGCAGCCCACACCGCACGGCTGCCCTCTCCAAACGACTCGAAGGATGTGTCTCCAACCAAAGACAACACCACCTCATCCACGGGTGACAGGGCAAGTCCATCCCCGGTGTTTGATCACATGGAGAGTCCACAGAGGTCGCTTTCCTCCTCGGATCCGGAGTCAGGCAGTGAGTTGGAGAAACCCAAGGACTTCCCGAGCCTGGACCGGGACCCCACTGACATCATGGCCAAGATATTCCCCCATCAGAAACGTGACACCCTGGAGTCTATGGTGAGAACATGCAAAGGTGATATTGTCAGATCCATTGAACTGGTGCTGAGCTCCAAAGAGAGTAAAACTGACTCTGACAGCGTGTCTCTGTCTAATCACCCAAACACACTCAGGCCGTCTGCCGGGGTGCCTGGAGCGCTCGGTGCTCTGGGGAACAAGTCTGCCTTCTCCCCGCTCCACATGCCACCGACGGCCGCCGGGGGAGACAGTCTGTACGGGCTCAGCCCCCGCCTCGCTGTCAGCCCCCTGCGGCTGGCCTACTCCTCTGCAAACGGTGGCATGGCAGGTTTCATGTCTCCATATGTGCCATCTGGACTGATGCCCGTGTTTCCACTGCGTCCACCCTTGGACTCATATTCCTTCCCGGGCATGATCCGAGATCTCTCTTATCTTCAGAGCAAGGACTCACTATGCAGTACAGGTCTTTACTCACGAtttaacagtgaaaaatgaccaATTAAAAGTCTACAAGTGAAAAATTTTATTCTTTAGTTAATCTTATTGTAAATAGCCCTTCAGAATTACCCTTTAATCGCCTTTCAAGTGCCTCAAAGTgctgactgaaagaaagaaacactgcATTCTGACAATTTTCTTTCAAAACTTGATTGTTTACAAGCTGTAAAGAatgtttattattaataaagtCATCAAAATGTGCTCTTGTATTATGTGTTCatgatatctatctatctatctatctatctatctatctatctatctatctatctatctatctatctatctatctatctatctatctatctatctatctatctatctatctatctatctgtggAGATAAATTTCCATCACCCATCTTCAAATTGTCATTATATCAAAGGGAGTGATGCCTGCTAATAAGAATAAAACGTTGATATAGAACATCACGGTGCTGGCACGTGAGTTGAAACGTTAAAGAGGTACAATGTTATAATACAGTGGATTTAACAGAACATTGGCAGGAGCGTTTCAAGAGGAGAATGAATGGAAGCATTGAACAGTTACAATGAAGCAAATGTCTGTCGTCATTTAAGTGTTACAATTTATGAATGAAACTTAAGAACGTCAAAGCGTTGTAGTATTACAATGTATTGTATACGTCACAGAATGTGACCGTTCAGGATCGAGTTATAATGTATTTGGTTGTCAGGGAAGTTTCTGCCCCCTCCCCTGACATCTTCaccagcctgcctgcctgctgtgcCAACGCTGGTCACATCACGTTACCCGACACTTCTTGCAGAcgagacagcgagagagagggtTTATTCAAAATGACAAAGACACGTCACTAAAAGACTTCCCTTTCCATTCAATCTTTCCATTTTGAAAAACGTCCATAAGTCCCTGATAACAGTGTGAACAAGTATAGTTCTTTCTCCGCCTCGAAAAGCCATTCTCACTCATGATTGGTTAACGGAACCACATTGGCTCGGATGAGAaccaataggaagcgtcagaGGCGTCACGAGACCGCATGTTTCAGGAAGTCAGGACATGGCCggtttgaaatgtttgttgtgCTGCATGTCATGAGTTTGAAACACCTTTGAGCGGGTTTTTGTGAGGCGGGGGGAAACAGTTTACAACTCTGCCATCTGACATGCGTTTCCACATTATTGTCGCCGCTGTCTTTTGGTGTGGTTTCGTAAACTCGCGGAAAATAAGAGGGATATCTTCGTCCTGTAAGTTGACTGTCCCCTTGTAGCTAGCTTAAGGATACGTAGCTATCATCCTATTGGTAAACAAGACTGCATGGTGTAACGTGCTGTGTCTTTAACAGCTCAGTAGCTTCAACACCGACAACACGCTGCACGAGGCTGTCATCTCTTCATATAGTTTGTAGCAAATGTACACAACATTTTATGTTTGTTCAGGGTGGAAGCAGTAACATCAGACCTATAGTTTGAGTAGCATTTCTTCCCAGACTCCTGACCTAAACACCGATCTTTTACCCTGAAATAAATGTTACAAGATGTAAAATGTTGTTCTAAGTCTTCTCCTCATTTTGGTTGCATTTCTAGCTACACTTCAAGGTCACCAGGCTGCATGagtctgtcatgttttcattctgtAACAGACAAGCGGTTCTACAGGGAGAGGAAGTCCTTTCTGTGCATTGATGGGTCGAAAATCATCCCCTTTGAGCAGGTGAACGATGACTACTGCGACTGTGAAGATGGCTCTGATGAACCAGGTAAAATTGAACCCACTTCACCAATGTTTGCGAAGTGACTCACCACTGTGTGACCTGTGTGCAC belongs to Chaetodon trifascialis isolate fChaTrf1 chromosome 23, fChaTrf1.hap1, whole genome shotgun sequence and includes:
- the LOC139351065 gene encoding doublesex- and mab-3-related transcription factor A1-like, coding for MDSRIRPLGLAGHTASPLGGLTVPPSLLRPPPLFLRACNPALERGYPRTPKCARCRNHGVVSALKGHKRFCRWRDCVCAKCTLIAERQRVMAAQVALRRQQAQEESEARELRLLYPGSGIGGETGIPQGSPVGPGVPAVTGSTPTAPSFDVIGAENQKDEDKLSKYNFYNGFVGRPLFAAHTARLPSPNDSKDVSPTKDNTTSSTGDRASPSPVFDHMESPQRSLSSSDPESGSELEKPKDFPSLDRDPTDIMAKIFPHQKRDTLESMVRTCKGDIVRSIELVLSSKESKTDSDSVSLSNHPNTLRPSAGVPGALGALGNKSAFSPLHMPPTAAGGDSLYGLSPRLAVSPLRLAYSSANGGMAGFMSPYVPSGLMPVFPLRPPLDSYSFPGMIRDLSYLQSKDSLCSTGLYSRFNSEK